One Pygocentrus nattereri isolate fPygNat1 chromosome 12, fPygNat1.pri, whole genome shotgun sequence DNA window includes the following coding sequences:
- the LOC119264732 gene encoding B-cell receptor CD22-like: protein MRSLRTAPPLPLVFLLMTAGAFGAEGSDPIPGVELTDLSKDPVYSGRVEFFTDDQKRFSLKLSDVVKKDEHQFCLRLKTNEEKERWVGYPGVRLRVTELHVEAPEEVTEGQTADLTCKTTCSLTDPTFIWYKNGHPLNTTAIKNNQLHLQTVSSEDAGSYSCAVGGSQHLHSTAHSLRVRYSPKRVSVSIIPSGEIVEGSSVTLTCSSDGNPPVKNYTWFKEGGTSPVGSGHSYSIISITADHTGLHYCVAQNDHGALNGTVMVTVKIGCSVVLYSVVLSVVVGVSLCGNAALLSVVFWMRGKRQKRNLEERDNENADPKAQDDTYTALQPTARSSDDVYHTLAAVQSSSPDDPYTALDPQSRSPEYDTLAVSSTH, encoded by the exons ATGAGGTCATTGAGAAcggctcctcctcttcctctggtcTTTCTGCTCATGACTGCTG GAGCTTTTGGAGCAGAGGGGAGTG ACCCAATTCCAGGGGTGGAGCTGACTGATCTGAGTAAAGACCCAGTTTATTCAGGCAGAGTCGAGTTTTTCACTGATGATCAGAAACGCTTCTCCCTCAAACTGAGTGATGTAGTGAAGAAGGATGAACATCAGTTCTGCTTAAGActcaaaacaaatgaagaaaaagaaagatgggtGGGTTATCCTGGAGTTCGCCTCAGAGTTACAG AGCTCCATGTAGAAGCTCCTGAAGAAGTGACAGAGGGACAAACAGCAGATCTGACATGTAAGACCACCTGCAGTCTGACTGACCCAACATTCATCTGGTACAAAAATGGACATCCTTTAAACACAACGGCCATCAAGAACAACCAGCTCCACCTGCAGACGGTCAGCAGTGAGGATGCAGGCAGTTATAGCTGTGCTGTAGGAGGATCTCAACACCTCCACTCTACTGCTCACAGCCTCAGAGTCAGAT ATTCTCCAAAGAGGGTCTCAGTGTCCATCAttccctctggtgaaatagtggagggcagttcagtgactctgacctgcagcagtgatggaaacccacctgtgaagaactacacctggtttaaagaAGGTGGAACCTCACCTGTTGGATCTGGACACAGTTAcagcatcatcagcatcactgctgaccacacTGGACTGCACTACTGTGTAGCTCAGAATGACCATGGAGCTCTGAATGGAACTGTGATGGTCACTGTTAAGA taGGTTGTTCAGTGGTTCTGTATTCAGTGGTTCTGTCTGTGGTTGTTGGAGTCAGTCTCTGTGGAAATGCAGCTCTGCTCTCTGTGGTTTTCTGGATGAG GGgtaaaagacagaagagaaaccTGGAAGAGCGAGATAATGAG AATGCTGACCCTAAAGCTCAGGATGACACATACACAGCTCTTCAGCCCACAGCCAGGTCCTCTGATGATGTGTACCACACACTCGCA GCTGTTCAGTCCAGCTCTCCTGATGACCCATACACAGCTCTGGACCCTCAGTCCAGGTCTCCTGAGTACGACACTCTAGCAGTGAGTTCTACACATTAA